The following proteins are co-located in the Solea solea chromosome 21, fSolSol10.1, whole genome shotgun sequence genome:
- the tbx6 gene encoding T-box transcription factor TBX6: protein MLSVEMFPSLTLGPQRIGDCFYREREASGHMSLFPPTCDAAAKALPPRLLAPPPVLTEPTAKAQKDEVKMELENTSLWKQFSSVGTEMIITKKGRRMFPGLRLKLSSLNPSLRYILLLDIVPVDNSRYRFQGGGWQAVGKAEARLPDRVFIHPDSPATGAHWQSRTISFHHAKLTNNTLDSQGHIILHSLHRYQPRIHVIEARDVLRWGGGQQRSFVFPETQFITVTAYQNNKITELKISANPFAKGFREDGMNSKKQRDVRQKRKMSVLTETLDIVNCDPCDTAELLSQSTEDSTDLQALALSSLPDPSCGYRAGDASYADALVPEPPLDLGQAFMASQMSDISGISMVDAAGRDMANSVMERSNTMDGRAYTSNFPAAQVDSSSFPLAPPPQSSSSFNPTDTSDPQTSIPTLDYPSVLSSSPALSSSSSITPSLQQTTFTFPTPPPSNSSSPQPLLSSSSSSSSPSANSYHALADMIAPTDASFPPASGSCAAFIYPNMVPVNPDPVTPPLHHQPQAAAPPLSCSLTSTSSFAFTPHMQNFAGPVHSALHLPNLSLQASSFNAAFPPSSFTHSSASFPHPSFQPSSSSSSSSCLAVPSSFQQPITSAPAHPQNFPAASNSTYASVERGTVPHFNPPAPYRPEMVLHHPSLLPQLDPSLPSSTPPPPPPPPPSLYPAFPSYPLRLCQDPGHSSLSMPFRHLYRQHGHAHPQGSYLDMSTRPVF from the exons ATGCTGAGTGTGGAGATGTTTCCCAGTTTGACTCTGGGACCACAGAGGATAGGAGACTGCTTTTAtagag AGCGTGAGGCTTCTGGCCATATGTCGCTGTTCCCTCCCACATGTGACGCTGCAGCCAAAGCCCTGCCCCCGAGGCTGTTGGCTCCGCCCCCTGTCCTGACCGAACCCACTGCCAAAGCCCAAAAGGACGAGGTGAAGATGGAGCTGGAGAACACGTCGCTATGGAAACAGTTCAGCTCAGTGGGCACAGAGATGATCATCACGAAGAAGGGCAG ACGCATGTTTCCCGGGCTGAGGCTGAAGCTCTCCAGCCTGAATCCATCTCTGCGTTACATCCTCCTGCTGGACATCGTCCCCGTGGACAACTCCCGCTATCGCTTCCAGGGCGGCGGCTGGCAGGCCGTCGGAAAGGCAGAGGCTCGTCTCCCCGACCGCGTGTTCATCCACCCAGACTCCCCCGCCACAGGTGCTCACTGGCAGAGTCGCACCATCTCCTTCCACCACGCGAAGCTCACCAACAACACACTGGACTCACAGGGACAC ATCATCCTGCACTCGCTGCATCGCTACCAGCCCAGAATACATGTGATTGAAGCCAGAGACGTGCTGCGGTGGGGAGGAGGCCAGCAGCGCTCCTTTGTTTTCCCTGAGACTCAGTTCATCACAGTCACCGCCTACCAGAACAACAAg ATCACAGAGCTGAAGATCAGTGCTAACCCCTTTGCAAAAGGCTTCAGAGAGGACGGCATGAACAgcaaaaa acAAAGGGACGTGAGACAGAAGCGCAAAATGTCCGTCCTGACAGAGACACTGGACATTG TGAACTGTGACCCCTGTGACACGGCCGAGCTCTTGTCCCAGTCCACTGAGGACAGCACAGACCTGCAGGCCCTGGCTCTGTCCTCCCTGCCTGACCCCTCCTGTGGCTACAGGGCCGGGGACGCCTCGTACGCGGACGCGCTGGTGCCGGAGCCGCCGCTGGACCTCGGTCAGGCTTTCATGGCCTCACAGATGTCGGACATCTCTGGCATCTCCATGGTGGACGCAGCAGGGAGGGACATGGCAAACAGTGTCATGGAGAG ATCAAACACTATGGATGGACGCGCATACACCTCTAATTTCCCCGCTGCTCAGGTGGACTCCTCCTCTTTCCCCTTAGCCCCTCCTCCTCAgtcatcctcctccttcaaCCCCACAGACACATCTGATCCTCAGACGTCCATCCCCACTCTTGATtatccctctgtcctctcttcgTCACccgccctctcctcctcctcctccatcactccCTCCCTGCAGCAGACGACCTTCACCTTCCCCACTCCACCGCCTTCCAACTCCTCGTCACCACAGCcactcctgtcctcctcctcctcctcctcgtctccctCTGCCAACAGCTATCACGCGCTTGCAGACATGATCGCGCCCACAGACGCCTCCTTTCCTCCAGCGAGTGGGAGTTGTGCGGCGTTCATTTATCCAAACATGGTGCCTGTCAATCCTGATcctgtgactccgcctctgcACCACCAGCCGCaggcagcagctcctcctctctcctgctctctgacctccacctcctccttcgCTTTCACTCCACACATGCAGAACTTCGCCGGCCCCGTCCACTCCGCCCTGCACCTCCCAAATCTGAGCCTTCAGGCCTCCTCCTTCAATGCtgccttccctccctcctccttcactcACTCCTCAGCCTCCTTCCCTCACCCTTCTTTccagccctcctcctcctcctcctcctcctcctgcttggCCGTGCCCTCATCTTTCCAGCAGCCCATCACCTCTGCTCCAGCTCATCCTCAGAACTTTCCCGCCGCCTCCAACTCCACATACGCTTCAGTTGAAAGAGGCACCGTGCCTCACTTCAACCCCCCTGCCCCCTATCGCCCGGAGATGGTACTGCACCACCCGTCCCTTCTCCCTCAGCTGGATCCATCTCTcccctcctccactcctcctcctcctcctcctcctcctccatcactgtACCCAGCGTTTCCGTCGTACCCTCTGCGACTGTGTCAGGACCCCGGTCACTCGTCGCTCTCCATGCCCTTCAGGCATTTGTACAGACAACACGGCCACGCCCACCCTCAGGGGTCCTACCTGGACATGAGCACAAGACCAGTGTTTTAA
- the eif3c gene encoding eukaryotic translation initiation factor 3 subunit C: protein MSRFFATGSDSESEESSSADEITPKASGATFKQSLLLSDDEEDTKRVVRSAKDKRFEELTNLIKTIRNAMKIRDMAKCLEEFEQLCRAFIKSKNIVDKEGVPAFYIRLLADLEDYLNQLWEDKEGKKKMNKNNAKALSTLRQKIRKYNRDYETEIAAYKENPQESADEEEEKEPEESGSSSESETEEGDEGVSAKAFLKKKPEPVPDASKFLKSAKGSGDESSSSDDDEDAEDWGSDTVDSGSESSDEGEGKSSSLALVFLKKTQESEKSTEKKVSKKKKLKKKERLEEEIEEEGEEVEGGWEKVKGGAPMVKEKPKMFAKGTEINVPVVVKKLNEILQARGKKGTDRAAQIELLHALAGICNEHNLGQGILVKIKINIIASLYDYNPNLAAFMKADMWKKCLECIDEMLDILFENSNIFIGENIAEDSETLSISDQPFRVRGCVLTLVERMDEEFTKIMQNTDPHSQEYVDNLKDEGRVCGIIDRLLNYLENKGSTEEICRVYLRRIMHTYYKFDYKAHRRSLGLQGETKSEQDQEESESDDSAIIMDRLCKFIYAKDRTDRIRTCAILCHIYHHALHSRWYQARDLMLMSHLQDNIQHADPPVQILYNRTMVQLGICAFRQGMIKDAHNALLDIQSSGRAKELLGQGLLMRNMQERNAEQEKIEKRRQVPFHMHINLELLECVYLVSAMLLEIPYMAAHEFDARRRMISKQFHHQLRVGERQPLLGPPESMREHVVAASKAMKMGDWRTCHSFIINEKMNCKVWDLFPETQRVREMLVRKIQEESLRTYLFTYSSVYDSISMQTLSEMFELEIPTVHSIISKMIINEELMASLDQPTQTVVMHRTEPTSLQNMALQLAEKLGSLVENNERVFDLKQGIYGGYFNRDQKGGYQQNKSGYQRGGDQKGGYQQNKSGYQRGGYRNQNQGNY, encoded by the exons ATGTCCCGTTTCTTTGCCACCGGGTCtgacagtgagtcagaggagtcCTCGTCTGCCGACGAGATCACCCCTAAAGCATCCGGGGCAACATTCAAGCA GTCGTTGCTTCTtagtgatgatgaggaggacacTAAGAGAGTGGTGCGCAGTGCCAAAGACAAGAG ATTTGAGGAGTTGACTAACCTCATTAAAACCATCCGCAATGCCATGAAGATCCGTGACATGGCTAAATGTCTGGAGGAGTTTGAGCAGTTATGTCGAGCCTTCATTAAAAGCAAGAACATCGTGGACAAAGAAGGTGTTCCTGCTTTCTACATCCGGCTTCTGGCTGACCTGGAGGACTATCTGAACCAG CTCTGGGAGGACAAAGAGGGCAAGAAGAAGATGAACAAGAACAACGCAAAAGCCCTCAGTACACTGCGTCAGAAGATCCGCAAGTACAACAGAGATTATGAAACGGAAATAGCTGCATACAAGGAG AACCCACAAGAGTCtgcagatgaagaggaggagaaagagccAGAGGAATCTG GCTCCTCCTCTGAAAGTGAGACAGAGGAAGGTGATGAAGGTGTATCAGCCAAGGCCTTTTTGAAGAAGAAGCCTGAGCCTGTTCCAGATGCCAGCAAGTTCCTCAAGTCTGCCAAGGGATCCGGG GATGAGTCGTCTTCCAGTGACGACGATGAGGATGCTGAAGACTGGGGCTCAGACACTGTAGATAGTGGCAGTGAGAGCTCAGATGAAGGAGAGGGAAAGAGTTCCTCCCTGGCTTTGGTCTTCCTCAAGAA GACCCAGGAGAGTGAGAAGTCCACTGAAAAGAAGgtcagcaagaagaagaagctcaaGAAGAAGGAGCGGCTAGAGGAGGAAATtgaggaagaaggagaggaggttGAGGGAGGCTGGGAGAAGGTGAAGGGAGGCGCCCCCATGGTCAAG GAAAAGCCCAAGATGTTTGCCAAAGGCACAGAGATCAATGTACCAGTGGTGGTGAAGAAGCTGAATGAGATCCTGCAAGCAAGAGGCAAAAAGGGCACAGACAG GGCTGCCCAAATTGAACTGCTGCATGCACTGGCAGGCATATGTAATGAGCATAACCTGGGTCAAGGAATCCTGGTCAAGATTAAGATCAACATCATTGCCTCCCTGTATGACTACAACCCCAACTTGGCAGCATTCATGAAG GCTGATATGTGGAAAAAGTGTCTGGAGTGTATTGACGAGATGCTGGACATCCTCTTTGAGAACAGCAACATCTTCATTGGAGAGAACATAGCGGAGGACAGTGAGACCCTAAGCATCTCTGACCAG CCGTTCAGGGTGCGTGGCTGCGTCTTGACACTGGTGGAAAGAATGGATGAAGAATTTACCAAGATCATGCAGAACACAGATCCCCATTCTCAAG AATATGTTGACAATCTGAAAGACGAGGGAAGAGTTTGTGGCATCATTGACCGGCTGCTAAACTATTTGGAGAACAAGGGCTCCACAGAGGAGATTTGCCGCGTTTACCTGCGCAGGATCATGCACACCTACTACAAGTTTGACTACAAGGCCCACCGGCGCAGCCTCGGCCTCCAGGGAGAGACCAAG TCTGAGCAGGACCAAGAGGAGAGCGAGAGCGACGACAGCGCCATCATCATGGATCGCCTCTGCAAGTTCATCTACGCCAAGGATCGCACGGACCGTATCCGCACCTGCGCCATCCTCTGCCACATCTATCACCACGCTCTGCATTCACGCTGGTACCAGGCCCGAGACCTGATGCTGATGAGCCACCTGCAGGACAACATTCAGCACGCTGACCCGCCCGTACAG atcCTGTACAACAGAACCATGGTCCAACTGGGCATCTGTGCTTTCAGGCAGGGCATGATAAAAGACGCCCACAATGCCCTGTTGGACATCCAGTCTTCTGGCCGCGCCAAAGAGCTGCTCGGTCAGGGTTTGCTCATGAGGAACATGCAGGAGAGGAACGCTGAGCAGGAGAAGATTGAAAAGAGAAGACAG GTGCCCTTCCACATGCACATCAACCTGGAGCTGCTGgagtgtgtgtacctggtcTCAGCCATGTTGCTGGAGATCCCGTATATGGCTGCTCATGAGTTTGACGCACGCCGCAGGATGATCAGCAAGCAGTTCCACCACCAGCTCAGGGTGGGAGAGAGACAGCCTCTACTGG GGCCCCCAGAGAGCATGAGGGAGCATGTGGTAGCTGCCAGCAAGGCCATGAAGATGGGAGACTGGAGGACctgtcactcattcatcatcaaTGAGAAGATGAACTGTAAGGTGTGGGACCTGTTTCCTGAGACTCAGAGAGTGCGTGAGATGCTTGTCAG GAAGATCCAGGAGGAGTCACTGAGGACTTACCTGTTCACGTACAGCAGCGTGTATGACTCCATCAG CATGCAGACTCTGTCTGAGATGTTTGAGTTGGAGATCCCCACAGTTCACAGCATCATCAGTAAGATGATCATCAATGAGGAGTTGATG GCGTCACTGGACCAGCCCACACAGACGGTGGTGATGCACCGCACGGAGCCCACCTCCCTGCAGAACATGGCCCTGCAGCTGGCCGAGAAACTGGGTAGCCTGGTGGAGAACAACGAGCGCGTGTTTGACCTCAAACAGGGCATCTACGGAGGCTACTTCAACAGAG atCAGAAGGGAGGTTACCAGCAGAATAAGTCAGGCTACCAGAGAGGAGGAG ATCAGAAAGGTGGCTACCAGCAGAATAAGTCAGGCTACCAGAGAGGAGGCTACAGAAACCAGAACCAGGGCAATTACTGA